The following are encoded in a window of Coregonus clupeaformis isolate EN_2021a chromosome 34, ASM2061545v1, whole genome shotgun sequence genomic DNA:
- the LOC121549850 gene encoding leucine-rich repeat-containing protein 14-like: protein MVFPLVNLCAKEVVSDHSSSLGWLDCVPRELYRPLLEAAFTNCRLLAVGELVQRWPERTLRVGGRRRKGQSPPNRLCVQALLLAVVRGLSDKRCALQVLDLCGLQCEEGGVGDPMGGWSLTVALCTMVVQARAGAHRALRREGERERKRVVVCVRADLLVNARSWERVGAALGTTGPLKLQCRYVRVEELSASSIGSLLDLLPRHGLLGVDISYSCLGVAGLVLLLPQLSMFPLLSSLCLHYCNLDICRDMPGQEGALRDMSQWLGQLGQLRRLSLTALRLPGHLRMLLSSLSQPLEVLELPYLSLTPADLSYLSCSPHASSLQQLDLSENRLDESALPSVRRLLSQASGCLMHLSLSGCGITDGLLAALLPSLSCCRGLKSLGLALNPLSVAGLLDLVRTVVRMPSLRQLRYPNPLEDYQPGLPPMPSSAQLLDWPLDELVEVHEATSLQLDRVVMESGRSDLFLTCDLLNYNKDLVEQ, encoded by the exons ATGGTGTTTCCCTTGGTGAATCTTTGTGCCAAGGAGGTGGTGAGTGATCACAGTTCCTCTCTGGGCTGGCTTGATTGTGTACCCAGGGAACTGTATAGACCTCTTCTGGAGGCTGCCTTCACCAACTGCCGCCTGCTGGCTGTCGGGGAATTGGTGCAGCGATGGCCGGAGCGAACTCTGCGGGTTGGCGGCCGAAGGAGGAAGGGACAAAGTCCCCCAAATCGCCTCTGTGTCCAGGCTCTCCTGCTCGCGGTGGTCAGAGGATTGTCGGACAAAAG GTGTGCTCTCCAGGTGTTAGACCTATGTGGGCTGCAGtgtgaggagggaggagtgggagaCCCCATGGGTGGTTGGTCCCTGACCGTGGCTCTCTGTACCATGGTTGTACAGGCCAGGGCTGGAGCTCATAGGGCCctcaggagagagggggaacggGAAAGGAAGAGA gtggtggtgtgtgtgaggGCCGACCTCCTTGTGAACGCCCGCTCCTGGGAGCGTGTAGGCGCAGCCCTGGGCACGACCGGCCCCCTTAAGTTACAGTGCAGGTACGTCCGCGTGGAGGAGCTCTCAGCCTCCAGCATCGGATCTCTGCTGGACCTCCTACCCCGTCATGGCCTCCTTGGGGTGGACATCAGTTACAGCTGCCTTGGGGTGGCTGGTCTAgttctcctcctccctcagctcTCTATGTTCCCCCTGCTGAGCTCGCTGTGCCTGCACTACTGCAACCTGGACATCTGCAGGGACATGCCTGGCCAGGAGGGGGCGCTAAGGGACATGTCCCAGTGGCTGGGGCAGCTCGGTCAGCTGCGCCGCCTCAGCCTCACTGCCCTCCGGCTTCCTGGACACCTCCGCATGCTGCTCAG CTCTCTCTCCCAGCCGCTGGAGGTGCTGGAGCTTCCCTACCTGAGCCTGACCCCGGCTGACCTCTCCTACCTGTCCTGCAGCCCGCACGCCTCCTCGCTGCAGCAGCTGGACCTGAGTGAGAACAGGCTGGATGAGTCGGCCTTGCCCTCGGTGCGTCGCCTCCTCTCCCAGGCGTCCGGCTGCCTCATGCACCTCTCCCTGAGTGGCTGCGGCATCACTGACGGCCTGTTGGCGGCGCTGCTTCCATCGCTCAGCTGCTGCCGGGGCCTGAAGAGCCTGGGCCTCGCTTTGAACCCGCTCTCTGTGGCCGGGCTCCTGGACCTGGTGAGGACGGTGGTCAGGATGCCCTCCCTCAGGCAGCTGCGGTACCCTAACCCCCTGGAGGACTACCAGCCTGGGCTGCCCCCCATGCCCTCAAGTGCCCAGCTGCTGGACTGGCCCTTGGATGAGCTTGTGGAGGTCCACGAGGCCACCAGTCTCCAACTGGACAGGGTGGTGATGGAGAGTGGCCGCTCAGACCTGTTCCTGACATGCGACCTGCTCAACTACAACAAAGACTTGGTGGAGCAGTGA